A stretch of Ignavibacteria bacterium DNA encodes these proteins:
- a CDS encoding tetratricopeptide repeat-containing sensor histidine kinase: protein MPQPIQIPNVDLLKEAEDLVRKDPSLAIELLTPILASADSTPLDQVRALLLVARGSLFVGRVHEGEEFARQALTLARLNGLRRYEGLSQNEIGIFRFVAVDYEGALGHYAVAEQLLVDHGTELDLGKVYLNMGNVYHRSNDEILAIQMYERVQDISERTGDVLAEAKVSTNLAGMYGNVLYDNDTAIRYSRRAIELYEKLGDLIGLGKAFVNLAHHLRESGHRQEAIEYYHRSKELRRTYVEPSDFFTMYRGLIVVTLQLGDFAKARELFREANEHPYAQQNLPGIEFLKEVEASILVCEKRYPEALELIEAIEVWINEHQAEEMRSELLRLKATCLREVGRANEAILTLETLLTDQARTTKRRAEQRLVQMRAHFDLVQARTNAEVERLRNVELAAALEESTRLQRQNEEYLAFMAHELKSPLTTIRSIANLLKSDQRVSDHDRSVYSSEVFDISTRMFDLINQVLERGRELAQKEVSRVDVATIWGHVLGMWRHRVAEKQITLETSLIDGPVYVSGPEGSIVSILDNLISNAVKFSNIGSRIEVSTRGIPNTSQPTSLLLSVRDQGPGLTALDLSRLFTPFGQLSARPTSGEDSTGLGLLIVKREAEALGGRVWCESIAGQGATFFVELPLATSSEQSIDVKRTS from the coding sequence ATGCCCCAGCCGATCCAAATACCGAATGTCGATCTGCTGAAAGAAGCAGAAGACCTCGTTCGTAAGGATCCGTCCCTTGCTATTGAACTGCTTACGCCAATTCTTGCGTCGGCAGACAGTACTCCACTTGACCAAGTACGTGCATTGCTCTTGGTAGCTCGCGGAAGTCTGTTCGTTGGTCGAGTACATGAAGGTGAAGAGTTTGCCCGGCAGGCCCTGACACTGGCAAGACTAAATGGATTGCGCAGATATGAAGGACTGTCTCAGAACGAGATCGGGATCTTCCGTTTTGTTGCCGTAGACTATGAAGGAGCCTTAGGCCATTATGCTGTAGCAGAACAGCTGCTAGTTGATCATGGTACGGAGTTGGATCTGGGCAAGGTCTACCTCAACATGGGGAACGTTTACCACCGCTCGAATGATGAGATCCTCGCCATTCAAATGTATGAGAGGGTACAAGACATTTCAGAGCGTACTGGCGATGTTCTAGCCGAGGCAAAGGTATCGACGAACTTGGCAGGGATGTATGGAAATGTTCTTTATGATAATGACACGGCCATTCGGTATTCACGTCGGGCCATTGAATTGTATGAAAAGCTTGGAGATCTGATCGGATTAGGCAAGGCCTTTGTGAACCTAGCGCATCATTTGCGCGAAAGCGGGCATAGACAAGAGGCCATTGAGTACTACCACAGGTCAAAGGAACTCCGAAGAACGTACGTTGAGCCTTCCGATTTCTTCACGATGTATCGCGGATTGATCGTTGTAACGCTTCAACTTGGGGACTTTGCGAAGGCACGCGAGCTCTTCCGTGAAGCGAATGAACATCCATACGCTCAGCAGAATCTACCAGGGATAGAGTTTCTCAAGGAGGTAGAGGCCTCCATCCTTGTTTGTGAGAAACGATATCCCGAAGCACTTGAGCTCATTGAAGCGATCGAGGTATGGATCAATGAACATCAAGCAGAAGAGATGCGCAGTGAGCTCCTGCGTCTAAAGGCTACCTGCCTGCGTGAGGTTGGAAGAGCCAATGAGGCGATCCTCACGCTGGAGACGCTGCTCACTGATCAGGCTCGTACTACAAAACGCAGGGCTGAACAGCGCCTTGTCCAAATGCGGGCGCATTTCGATCTCGTGCAGGCTCGCACAAATGCAGAAGTAGAGCGTTTGAGAAACGTAGAACTGGCAGCCGCTCTCGAAGAATCAACCCGACTCCAACGTCAGAATGAAGAGTATCTGGCCTTTATGGCTCATGAACTCAAGAGTCCGCTCACAACGATACGATCGATCGCCAACCTCTTGAAGTCCGATCAACGAGTGAGCGACCACGACAGAAGTGTATACAGTTCTGAAGTGTTTGATATCTCAACGCGGATGTTCGACCTGATCAATCAGGTCCTTGAACGAGGAAGAGAATTGGCTCAGAAAGAAGTAAGTAGAGTGGATGTTGCCACCATCTGGGGGCATGTACTTGGCATGTGGAGACACCGTGTCGCAGAGAAGCAGATCACTCTCGAGACATCGTTGATCGACGGGCCGGTCTATGTTTCCGGACCAGAGGGAAGTATCGTCTCCATACTCGACAATTTGATTTCCAATGCTGTAAAATTCTCCAACATCGGGTCTCGCATTGAAGTGTCGACCCGCGGAATCCCGAATACGTCTCAGCCAACGAGCCTCCTTCTCTCGGTTCGAGACCAAGGGCCCGGTCTTACGGCGCTAGATCTCTCCAGACTGTTCACGCCCTTTGGCCAGCTCTCAGCACGTCCTACATCAGGCGAGGATTCAACCGGTCTTGGACTCTTGATCGTTAAGCGTGAAGCAGAAGCACTTGGTGGCAGAGTTTGGTGCGAGAGCATCGCAGGGCAAGGTGCGACCTTCTTCGTTGAACTTCCACTTGCTACAAGCTCGGAACAATCGATCGATGTGAAACGCACGTCATGA
- a CDS encoding PorV/PorQ family protein: MKLTRIILVLASVITPVLVNAQEATIFPFLRGMMSARMAGLGGSTVAMPNDPQNVVLNPAVLPTLEQRRVAGTFIKHVLDINAGYATYNQEVENLGTFAVTASFTSYGSFDRADQLGSVTGTFGASDVVFGVSFARELDTLITYGVTAKVLHSSLEDMSSTALALDAGLLFRFPAQRTNLGVSILNVGTQLSTYDGVHDALPLDMRLGVNHRLRGLPLLVNLSLNHLTDDVESFFDRFLNFSVGGELYLGKVVQVRVGYDNSTRNTSSVNVATQLTGLSAGIGLDLPMLDFDYALSSLGASALLHRVSVAVRIDG; encoded by the coding sequence ATGAAGCTCACACGCATCATCCTCGTACTCGCCTCCGTGATCACACCGGTTTTGGTGAATGCACAAGAGGCCACGATCTTCCCATTCCTTCGCGGCATGATGAGTGCCCGTATGGCAGGATTAGGGGGCTCCACCGTAGCCATGCCCAACGATCCGCAGAATGTTGTCCTCAACCCTGCGGTGTTGCCAACTCTTGAACAGCGTCGCGTTGCAGGCACGTTCATCAAACATGTTCTCGATATCAATGCCGGATATGCCACGTACAATCAAGAGGTAGAGAACCTCGGTACGTTCGCTGTAACGGCCTCGTTCACGAGTTACGGATCGTTCGATCGCGCAGATCAACTAGGATCCGTGACTGGCACCTTCGGTGCGAGTGATGTGGTTTTCGGAGTGTCGTTCGCTCGAGAACTCGATACGCTCATCACCTACGGAGTAACGGCAAAGGTCCTTCATTCGTCATTAGAAGATATGTCGTCCACAGCCTTGGCACTCGATGCCGGACTGTTGTTTCGCTTTCCTGCCCAGCGAACCAATCTAGGTGTGAGCATTCTCAATGTAGGAACGCAGCTCTCTACCTACGATGGAGTGCACGATGCTCTGCCCCTTGACATGAGACTGGGCGTCAATCACCGACTTCGCGGACTCCCACTGCTCGTGAACCTTTCATTGAATCACCTTACCGATGACGTTGAATCGTTTTTCGACAGGTTCTTGAATTTTTCAGTCGGCGGGGAGTTGTATCTTGGGAAGGTAGTCCAGGTTCGTGTCGGATATGACAACTCCACTCGCAATACCAGCTCCGTGAACGTTGCAACACAATTGACCGGTCTCAGTGCAGGCATCGGGCTTGACCTCCCGATGCTCGATTTCGATTATGCCTTGAGTTCACTCGGTGCTTCGGCATTACTTCATCGCGTCAGCGTTGCTGTGAGGATAGACGGATAA
- a CDS encoding acyl-CoA thioesterase, producing MTATIVHCTEYRVRYSDTDKMGVVYYGNYMRLFEIGRTELLRSAGLPYAELEAEGYLMPVLEAHAQYLSPARYDDVVTIETSYTMEHSPVLVLRYELRRGSDTLASGWTRHSFVSATEFKPVRPPRRFFDAMASYNQSSGA from the coding sequence ATGACAGCCACCATCGTGCATTGTACCGAGTACCGTGTGCGCTATAGTGACACGGATAAGATGGGTGTGGTGTACTATGGGAACTATATGCGGTTGTTTGAGATCGGACGGACGGAGTTACTTCGGTCTGCCGGTCTTCCGTATGCTGAACTGGAGGCAGAAGGCTATCTCATGCCCGTGCTCGAGGCCCATGCGCAGTACCTTTCCCCGGCTCGATATGATGACGTGGTGACCATCGAGACAAGCTACACGATGGAGCATTCGCCGGTGTTAGTTCTGAGATATGAACTTCGGAGAGGATCGGACACACTCGCCAGCGGATGGACACGTCACAGTTTTGTATCGGCCACCGAGTTCAAACCCGTTCGGCCGCCGCGACGTTTTTTCGATGCCATGGCATCGTACAACCAATCTTCTGGCGCATGA
- a CDS encoding ParB/RepB/Spo0J family partition protein: MKQGLGLGKGIGALIPKELLRPESTAQQPLSDGSDEVLGVALIDIERISTNPVQPRHHFDEGALQELAQSIAVHGVITPITVRPHFDGYELISGERRLRASKMAGLTSIPAYVMNVGSDGQMLEIALVENLQREDLNPLEVALGYQRLIEECNLRQDDVAIKVGKDRSTVANFLRLLKLPPDAQSALRTRRITMGHARALLALSSDHLQLVVLREIIKRELSVRKTEALVKDLELGRKELVKGGEIKSTAPASAVPRTTDKGGPSNSLADIENSLRHLFGTQVRVRMKADDSGSVDIEFYSLEELERLLDMMLSMNDQGPNR; encoded by the coding sequence GTGAAGCAAGGGTTAGGACTAGGCAAGGGGATCGGGGCGCTCATACCAAAAGAGTTGCTTCGACCTGAATCAACTGCACAACAGCCGCTTTCCGATGGCTCGGACGAGGTACTCGGTGTTGCCCTCATCGATATTGAGCGGATCAGCACGAACCCCGTTCAACCCCGACATCATTTCGATGAGGGGGCTTTGCAGGAACTCGCACAATCGATCGCCGTCCATGGTGTGATCACTCCGATCACGGTTCGTCCGCACTTTGATGGCTATGAGCTTATCAGCGGGGAACGTCGTCTACGCGCTTCGAAGATGGCTGGCCTTACCTCCATCCCTGCCTACGTGATGAACGTTGGATCGGACGGGCAGATGCTGGAGATCGCTCTTGTTGAGAATCTTCAACGGGAAGACCTTAACCCTCTCGAAGTAGCACTTGGATATCAGCGTCTGATCGAAGAATGTAATCTGCGTCAGGATGACGTAGCGATCAAGGTCGGCAAGGATCGAAGCACGGTAGCCAATTTCCTCCGCTTGCTCAAGCTGCCGCCGGATGCACAGTCAGCCCTTCGTACTCGTCGGATCACCATGGGACATGCCCGCGCACTGCTGGCCCTCTCCTCCGATCATCTTCAACTTGTTGTCCTGCGAGAGATCATTAAGCGCGAACTCTCTGTTCGTAAGACCGAAGCGCTGGTAAAGGATCTCGAGCTGGGTCGCAAGGAGTTGGTCAAGGGCGGAGAGATCAAATCCACAGCCCCTGCGAGCGCGGTACCGCGGACCACGGACAAGGGCGGCCCGTCGAATTCTCTGGCCGATATCGAGAATTCGCTCCGACACCTGTTTGGCACACAAGTCCGTGTTCGTATGAAGGCCGATGATTCCGGATCGGTAGATATCGAGTTCTACTCCTTGGAAGAACTTGAGCGCCTTCTCGACATGATGCTGTCCATGAACGACCAAGGCCCCAACCGATGA
- a CDS encoding ParA family protein, with amino-acid sequence MGKIIAVANQKGGVGKTTTSVNLAASLAAAEQKTLLVDIDPQANASHGYGVETAQLDRTIYEVLVNGLAISSVVVKTQMPVLDLVPSHINLVGAEIELVEVPHREHLLKKVLDTIKDQYDFIVIDCPPSLGLLTLNSLTAADSVLVPVQCEFYALEGLGQLLNTISIVRRTTNPNLEIEGVLLTMYDSRLRLSNQVVDEVRRHFEDKACRTIISRNVRLSEAPSHGKPALLYDASSIGAQNYLELATEILTKNGVVPGAVAE; translated from the coding sequence ATGGGCAAGATCATCGCGGTCGCCAACCAAAAAGGCGGAGTAGGGAAAACAACAACGTCCGTCAACCTTGCAGCGTCGTTGGCTGCCGCAGAGCAGAAGACCCTTCTCGTAGACATCGACCCGCAGGCAAACGCATCACATGGGTATGGCGTAGAAACAGCTCAGCTGGATCGAACGATCTACGAAGTACTCGTTAACGGACTGGCCATTAGCAGTGTGGTCGTCAAAACACAGATGCCAGTCCTCGATCTCGTTCCGTCGCACATCAACCTCGTTGGTGCAGAGATCGAACTTGTTGAGGTGCCGCATCGCGAGCATCTGCTCAAGAAGGTGTTGGACACCATCAAGGATCAGTATGACTTCATCGTCATCGACTGTCCGCCTTCTCTTGGACTTCTTACTTTGAACTCCCTTACAGCTGCCGACTCCGTTCTGGTGCCGGTACAATGTGAGTTCTATGCACTTGAAGGTCTGGGACAATTGCTCAATACGATCTCCATCGTTCGCAGAACAACCAACCCCAATCTCGAGATCGAAGGTGTGCTGCTTACGATGTATGATTCACGGCTTCGGCTTTCTAATCAGGTTGTAGACGAAGTACGACGTCACTTCGAAGACAAAGCGTGTCGCACGATCATCTCTCGGAACGTCCGTCTCTCCGAAGCCCCAAGTCACGGGAAACCGGCACTGTTGTACGACGCGTCAAGTATCGGAGCACAGAACTATCTCGAGCTCGCAACGGAGATCCTCACCAAGAATGGTGTAGTTCCCGGGGCCGTGGCGGAATAA